A stretch of Lachancea thermotolerans CBS 6340 chromosome D complete sequence DNA encodes these proteins:
- the SPC72 gene encoding gamma-tubulin complex subunit SPC72 (weakly similar to uniprot|P39723 Saccharomyces cerevisiae YAL047C SPC72 Component of the cytoplasmic Tub4p (gamma-tubulin) complex binds spindle pole bodies and links them to microtubules has roles in astral microtubule formation and stabilization), translating into MVPLRGNSVQDSSGCLSANNTRSSDEGSTGTMSEADELDIPQFNNSMTPWRKRDVAKESIYHQGSSSVSPTVGASAENGDGFSEGPLNLASPVNSRPHTRSSLFSDGYTSSVPTMSASSSNEVEQLQRQLTACKLRLRALAEVIKELNYDRESHHFDEFPNLPCSAKLVDTLPSCDKCAKLSKDLAELRQNLEAKDKELLSAKNDYSTVLDDVNSYLEHSDVIASNIDDILQVLSEKLDISDEEKEVLCKARGISNNFIDVKINALGSTVRKFLDTLSTAQIPEQFDKSLITVADNSQGNISQMDTRLESAIESMHEEYHNFLRSLQDRMDQSGETEKLLGDKLMKQQLLLEKLTELFHGRSISGVTAGVLSMDIHASDRAKSPDTQGSSSQTFPAPNVEIEEYKNRLEIQKNRVKELEEEIVAIEQRREKLDRGSAETGGVTEVEGRYKEKELEWMNKIEDLMSQVSKSRTESQRLENVIAELQNELSAAQEESEKTIMDLEKTLKRAVRNSGLYMGENREMQQHIKEIESELNSTIRHNSQLEESINEVTKDRSELENELLKLRSHLILHLNKIFDVFDKILQRHSIDQAKKKLKNLDVLSSKNHHKAVHAKLESLYVFIESAINSIVEEHAKLLLKEKKRSSHINVKDTEEGYGSQLHIELLERRWVAERERRKLDADAAEYRISQLEDENRALRLKIRERFGHSQ; encoded by the coding sequence ATGGTGCCGCTACGTGGAAACTCCGTGCAAGATAGCTCAGGCTGTCTTTCGGCGAATAATACACGCTCAAGTGACGAAGGCAGCACTGGAACGATGAGTGAAGCTGATGAACTTGACATTCCGCAATTTAACAACTCAATGACGCCCTGGAGAAAACGGGACGTTGCAAAGGAGAGTATTTACCACCAAGGTAGTAGTTCAGTCTCTCCTACGGTTGGCGCCTCTGCAGAAAACGGCGATGGATTTAGTGAGGGCCCTTTGAACCTAGCATCACCTGTTAACTCGCGGCCTCACACTCGCAGCTCATTGTTTTCTGACGGGTATACCTCGAGTGTCCCCACTATGTCTGCTTCGTCCAGTAACGAAGTCGAGCAATTACAGCGTCAGCTAACGGCATGCAAGTTACGTTTGAGAGCGCTCGCAGAGGTGATAAAAGAGTTGAATTACGACAGAGAAAGCCACCATTTTGATGAATTTCCAAACTTACCTTGTAGTGCTAAGTTAGTTGATACACTGCCTTCTTGCGATAAATGCGCCAAGTTGTCCAAGGATCTTGCTGAACTTCGGCAAAACTTGGAAGCGAAAGACAAAGAACTTTTGTCTGCAAAAAACGATTACAGCACTGTTTTGGATGATGTCAATTCCTATTTGGAGCATTCGGATGTGATAGCCAGCAATATTGACGACATTTTGCAGGtgctttctgaaaaacTCGACATTTCTGATGAAGAGAAGGAGGTATTGTGCAAAGCAAGAGGCATTTCAAACAATTTCATTGATGTCAAGATCAATGCTCTTGGATCAACTGTTCGAAAATTTCTGGATACTCTCAGCACGGCACAAATACCGGAACAGTTTGATAAATCTCTCATAACTGTAGCAGACAATTCCCAAGGTAATATATCACAGATGGATACAAGGCTTGAGAGCGCGATTGAGAGCATGCATGAGGAGTATCATaactttttgagaagtttgCAAGATAGGATGGATCAATCCGGGGAAACAGAAAAACTACTAGGAGATAAACTAATGAAACAGCAATTGCTTCTGGAAAAACTTACCGAGCTATTTCATGGCCGTTCCATAAGTGGGGTTACTGCTGGCGTGCTTTCCATGGACATACACGCCTCTGATAGAGCCAAAAGCCCTGACACCCAGGGGAGTTCTTCGCAGACATTCCCCGCTCCTAATGTCGAAATAGAAGAATATAAAAATCGGCTtgaaattcaaaagaataGGGTGAAAGAGCTAGAGGAAGAGATAGTTGCGATAGAACAAAGACGTGAGAAGCTTGATAGGGGCAGTGCGGAAACTGGCGGTGTGACAGAGGTGGAGGGAAGgtacaaagaaaaggagtTGGAATGGATGAACAAAATCGAAGACTTGATGTCTCAGGTTTCCAAATCCAGGACAGAGTCACAAAGACTTGAAAATGTAATAGCAGAACTCCAAAACGAGCTTTCtgcagctcaagaagagTCTGAAAAAACTATAATGgaccttgaaaagacaCTGAAAAGGGCGGTGAGGAACTCTGGTTTATATATGGGGGAAAACCGTGAGATGCAACagcacatcaaagaaattgaaagcGAGTTAAATTCAACAATTCGTCATAACAGCCAACTTGAAGAGTCAATAAACGAAGTTACTAAGGATCGCAGCGAACTCGAAAATGAACTCTTAAAATTGCGCAGCCACCTGATTCTACACCTTAACAAGATATTCGATGTGTTTGATAAAATACTCCAGAGACATTCAATTGAccaagccaagaagaagctcaaaaacttagATGTTCTCAGCTCTAAGAACCACCACAAGGCAGTACACGCGAAGCTTGAATCGTTGTACGTATTTATTGAGTCAGCTATCAACtcaattgttgaagagcatGCAAAGCTGTTGCTAAAGGAGAAAAAAAGATCGTCGCATATTAATGTTAAAGACACGGAGGAGGGCTATGGATCTCAGCTGCACATTGAGTTACTGGAGAGGAGATGGGTAGCGGAAAGGGAAAGACGAAAGCTCGACGCAGATGCTGCAGAATACAGAATTTCCCAGCTCGAGGATGAGAACAGAGCATTACGCTTAAAAATACGAGAAAGGTTTGGCCACAGTCAATAG
- the GEM1 gene encoding ERMES complex Ca(2+)-binding regulatory GTPase GEM1 (highly similar to uniprot|P39722 Saccharomyces cerevisiae YAL048C GEM1 Evolutionarily-conserved tail-anchored outer mitochondrial membrane GTPase which regulates mitochondrial morphology cells lacking Gem1p contain collapsed globular or grape-like mitochondria not required for pheromone-induced cell death) codes for MGKEQIKIVVCGDDGVGKTSLVACLVKDQFIQNLQNCLPPVTIPRDFSSSPFCPKSSILVDTTSYDLPALHRELKSADVIWLVYSDHETYDRVALYWMMMFRSLGVNLPVVLCKNKCDDFSVESEPKSSVLSPSDDSLSDSTKVEDEEFIPILREFKEIETCIKTSAKDKFNVNQAFYLCQRAITHPIAPLFDSRVGELKPLTVLALKRIFLLSDKDQDGFLNDHELIVLQKRAFGKAIDKSELEFIKETLLNLSMPPQEYGSYTLYIPDKGITKDGFLVLNKLYSEKGRHETTWGILRAFHYTDSLSISDKVLYPKMDITDTASVELSPLGYRFLVELFLTFDKDNDGGLNEQEIDFLFKTTPGIPRLWAETNFPFSTVVNSQGFVTLQGWLAQWSMTTFLDHKTTTEYLVYLGIEKDARLALQITKSRKKRRRNGKFYRALVTDRKVFNCFVIGKPFSGKSSLLESFVGRSFLESYSPTIRPRIAVNSLELKGSKQYYLILQEFGEQEPAILENVEKMKECDVLCLTYDSSDPESFSFLFELINQHKHLQELPMVFVALKADLDKQQQRCYIQPDDFTDQLYIDHPLHVSSVWSSSLNELFIKLTEASLEPSINTPGIAPDIVKEDINYWRYALVATSAVGFTSLFTFTFFKLFRSLRNEHS; via the coding sequence ATGGGGAAGGAACAGATCAAGATAGTAGTCTGTGGTGATGACGGCGTTGGAAAAACTAGCCTTGTGGCATGCCTTGTGAAGGACCaattcattcaaaacctcCAAAACTGTTTACCGCCAGTTACTATCCCACGAGActtctcttcaagtccaTTCTGTCCAAAGAGTAGCATTCTGGTCGATACAACAAGTTATGACTTACCTGCATTGCATCGGGAACTGAAAAGCGCGGATGTTATATGGCTTGTGTATTCAGATCATGAAACTTATGACAGAGTAGCGCTTTATTGGATGATGATGTTCCGTTCTTTGGGGGTTAATTTGCCAGTGGTATTatgcaaaaacaaatgcGATGACTTTTCTGTCGAAAGCGAACCTAAAAGCTCTGTTCTGTCTCCTTCCGACGATTCCCTTTCTGATAGCACTAAAGTGGAGGATGAAGAGTTCATACCCATTTTGCGAGAGTTTAAGGAAATTGAGACGTGTATTAAGACAAGTGCTAAAGACAAATTTAATGTCAATCAAGCTTTTTATCTGTGTCAACGGGCCATTACACATCCCATCGCTCCCTTGTTTGATTCTAGGGTGGGAGAACTCAAACCTTTGACTGTTTTGGCGCTAAAGCGgatctttcttctttctgaTAAGGATCAGGATGGCTTCCTCAACGATCATGAACTGATCGTTCTGCAGAAGCGGGCCTTTGGAAAGGCTATAGATAAAAGTGAACTCGAATTTATAAAAGAAAcgcttttgaatctttccATGCCTCCTCAAGAATACGGCAGCTACACACTGTATATTCCCGACAAGGGAATAACAAAAGACGGTTTCCTTGTACTTAATAAACTTTACTCTGAGAAAGGCAGGCATGAAACTACTTGGGGTATTCTCCGAGCCTTCCACTACACTGACTCTCTCTCAATAAGCGATAAAGTTTTATATCCCAAAATGGATATCACAGATACCGCGAGCGTAGAATTGAGCCCATTAGGTTACCGTttccttgttgagctgTTTCTGACGTTTGACAAAGACAACGATGGAGGCCTGAATGAACAAGAAATcgattttcttttcaaaaccacTCCCGGCATACCGCGGCTTTGGGCAGAGACTAATTTTCCCTTCTCTACCGTTGTTAATAGTCAAGGTTTCGTAACGCTTCAAGGTTGGTTAGCACAATGGAGTATGACTACATTTCTGGACCATAAGACAACAACAGAATATCTGGTATATCTCGGTATTGAAAAGGACGCGAGGCTAGCTTTACAGATCACCAAATCACggaaaaagagaaggcgtAATGGAAAATTTTATCGAGCACTAGTCACTGACCGGAAAGTTTTCAACTGCTTTGTTATTGGTAAACCTTTCAGTGggaaaagttctttattGGAATCTTTTGTAGGAAGGTCTTTCCTGGAATCGTATTCTCCGACAATACGACCACGGATAGCCGTGAACAGCCTAGAACTTAAAGGCAGTAAACAGTATTATCTTATTTTGCAAGAATTTGGGGAGCAAGAGCCGGCAATCTTGGAGAACgttgaaaaaatgaaagagTGTGATGTTTTGTGCCTAACTTATGATTCGAGTGATCCTGAGTCGTTTTCATTTCTTTTCGAGCTCATAAACCAGCACAAGCATCTCCAAGAGTTGCCTATGGTGTTTGTGGCATTGAAGGCTGATCTTGAtaagcagcagcagagatGCTATATTCAACCAGATGATTTTACTGACCAGCTTTATATTGACCATCCTCTCCATGTTTCTTCTGTTTGGTCTAGTTCGCTaaatgaacttttcatcaagttAACAGAAGCGAGCTTGGAGCCTTCAATAAACACACCAGGGATAGCTCCAGACATTGTCAAAGAGGACATCAACTATTGGAGGTACGCCCTCGTAGCAACTTCCGCTGTTGGTTTTACTTCTCTATTCACTTTTACATTTTTTAAACTGTTTCGCAGCCTAAGAAACGAACATTCGTGA
- the PRT1 gene encoding translation initiation factor eIF3 core subunit b (similar to uniprot|P06103 Saccharomyces cerevisiae YOR361C PRT1 Subunit of the core complex of translation initiation factor 3(eIF3) essential for translation part of a subcomplex (Prt1p-Rpg1p-Nip1p) that stimulates binding of mRNA and tRNA(i)Met to ribosomes) has protein sequence MATSALEDIRIEDIPVDDVDFSDLEKKYEVESPVNFDNFVVVDGAPVAPESKVPVLTKVLTKLFSQAGSVVDINLPLDEEKKTTKGYLFVEFDSPASARKAIKLLNGKKLDVKHRLFVNSLTDVEKFGTEDFDTEFHEPKLPEFQKTDYLQSWLQDEQGRDQFVLQKGELTGVFWNRNTQQPENAVEPRTNWSNTTVKFSPKGTYLFSFHNQGVASWGGRNFERLRRFFHPQAKALAISPTEKYLVTLSPEPIVVPEDAPEDFPFGPESNGHQLCVWDIATGLSVKTFALPPNQRLHWPMIKWSFDDKYCARLGPNALAVYDAENNFELLGGRIMKIEGIQDFSFAPAGAKLAVNRNGELSSVLAFWTPESNNQSCKATVMEIPTRRVLRTVNLVQVSDVTLHWQNQAEYLCVKVDRHTKSKKTFFSNLEICKLTEKDVPVEKVEMKDLAVRFAWEPKGHRFVTISTTETADDNPSIPKNVVTFFAPEQKEKTNVAVKAEPKKWKAFASVPGKFSNTISWSPAGRFVVVATLVTPDTRKADFDFYDFDFTGDKNDNDSDDVAANLKAVAHPEFYSATDMQWDPSGRFVAVWSSAVKHKLENGYKVFNVAGECVREEMIEAFKNFVWRPRPESLLTNGEKKKVRKNLREWSAQFEELDAMQADSAMRELILSRRSMLEGWTQYRQDRAALMEEEYNYKVFDQVEHSTADEDYEVVEEIKEEILEEKEEEVTSFEEPTSSE, from the coding sequence ATGGCCACGTCCGCTTTGGAAGACATAAGAATTGAAGACATTCCCGTCGATGACGTCGACTTCTCTGATTTAGAGAAAAAGTACGAGGTTGAATCACCAGTCAACTTCGAcaattttgttgttgttgatggtGCCCCGGTAGCTCCAGAATCTAAAGTCCCAGTGCTTACAAAAGTTCTGACCAAGTTATTTTCGCAAGCTGGCTCGGTGGTGGACATTAATTTGCctttggatgaagaaaagaagaccaCTAAGGGCTATCTGTTCGTTGAGTTTGATTCACCAGCTTCAGCTAGAAAGGCAATCAAGCTGTTGAAcggcaagaagctggatgTTAAGCATAGACTTTTTGTTAACAGCTTGACCGACGTCGAGAAGTTTGGAACAGAGGATTTTGACACTGAGTTCCATGAACCAAAATTGCCAGAGTTCCAAAAGACAGATTATTTGCAATCGTGGTTGCAGGATGAACAAGGAAGAGACCAGTTTGTGCTACAGAAGGGCGAATTAACTGGTGTTTTCTGGAACAGAAACACTCAGCAACCCGAAAATGCCGTGGAGCCTAGAACAAACTGGTCTAACACCACAGTCAAATTCTCTCCAAAGGGTACTTACTTGTTCTCTTTCCACAACCAAGGTGTCGCCTCGTGGGGTGGTAGGAATTTTGAGCGTTTAAGGAGATTTTTCCATCCTCAGGCTAAAGCTTTGGCTATTTCTCCAACCGAAAAGTACCTTGTGACTTTGTCACCAGAGCCCATTGTTGTTCCAGAAGACGCTCCCGAAGACTTCCCATTCGGCCCTGAGTCAAACGGCCATCAGCTATGTGTTTGGGATATTGCTACTGGTCTTTCTGTCAAGACTTTCGCACTCCCTCCAAACCAGAGATTGCACTGGCCTATGATAAAATGGTCCTTTGACGATAAGTACTGTGCACGTCTAGGGCCAAACGCTCTTGCCGTTTATGATGCCGAAAACAACTTCGAGCTACTGGGCGGGAGAATTATGAAGATTGAAGGTATCCAAGACTTCTCGTTCGCCCCCGCAGGCGCCAAGCTCGCCGTCAACAGAAATGGCGAGCTCTCTTCCGTCTTGGCTTTCTGGACTCCGGAATCGAATAACCAGTCTTGTAAGGCTACCGTTATGGAGATCCCCACTAGAAGAGTTTTGAGGACTGTCAACTTGGTCCAGGTCTCCGACGTGACTTTGCACTGGCAAAACCAAGCCGAATACTTGTGTGTAAAGGTGGACCGTCATACCAAGTCTAAAAAGACTTTCTTTTCCAACTTGGAAATCTGCAAGCTTACTGAGAAGGACGTCCCCGTCGAGAAGGTTGAAATGAAGGATCTTGCCGTCAGATTTGCTTGGGAACCAAAGGGCCACAGATTTGTTACAATCTCCACAACTGAGACCGCTGACGACAACCCATCCATTCCAAAGAACGTTGTTACCTTCTTCGCACCCgaacaaaaagagaaaaccaATGTTGCAGTCAAGGCTGAACCTAAGAAATGGAAGGCATTTGCCTCCGTGCCTGGTAAATTTTCTAACACCATTTCATGGTCTCCTGCCGGTAgatttgttgttgttgcaACCCTAGTTACTCCAGacacaagaaaagctgacTTCGACTTCTACGACTTCGACTTCACTGGTGATAAGAATGACAACGACAGTGATGATGTTGCGGCGAACCTAAAGGCCGTCGCCCATCCTGAATTTTACAGTGCCACTGATATGCAATGGGACCCATCAGGGAGATTTGTTGCTGTCTGGTCCTCTGCCGTGAAAcacaagctcgaaaacgGTTACAAGGTTTTCAACGTTGCAGGCGAATGTGTTAGAGAGGAAATGATCGAGGCTTTTAAGAACTTTGTTTGGAGACCAAGACCTGAATCTCTACTGACCAACGgtgagaaaaagaaggtgAGAAAGAACCTGAGAGAATGGTCTGCCCAGTTCGAGGAGCTGGATGCCATGCAAGCGGATAGTGCTATGAGAGAATTGATCTTGTCTCGCCGTTCGATGTTGGAAGGCTGGACCCAATACAGACAAGACAGAGCCGCGCTCATGGAGGAGGAGTACAACTACAAGGTATTCGATCAAGTCGAGCACTCTACCGCCGACGAAGATTACGAAGTGGTCGAAGAAATCAAGGAGGAgattttggaagaaaaggaggaggaggtcACTTCCTTCGAAGAGCCTACAAGTTCCGAATAA
- the GCV3 gene encoding glycine decarboxylase subunit H (similar to uniprot|P39726 Saccharomyces cerevisiae YAL044C GCV3 H subunit of the mitochondrial glycine decarboxylase complex required for the catabolism of glycine to 5 10-methylene-THF expression is regulated by levels of levels of 5 10-methylene-THF in the cytoplasm): MIRTCAQSTLRASSRLSAISPRLFLRAQSSNALTKTQPPFTFSKSGPSSVKYTSQHEWIAAHQDGTAFVGITKYAADALGDATYIELPEADSELEAGDSLGSVESVKSASEVYQPLAGTVLEGNESLNDTPQLINEDPMGEGWIAKVRLNDLADMNGEELMSLEQYEESLKEDH; this comes from the coding sequence ATGATCCGCACGTGTGCCCAGTCGACTCTGAGGGCTTCCTCCCGCCTTAGCGCCATTTCGCCccgcttgtttttgagagcaCAGTCGTCGAACGCGCTCACCAAGACCCAGCCTCCTTTCACGTTCTCCAAGTCTGGCCCTTCGTCTGTCAAATACACTTCGCAACACGAGTGGATTGCTGCACACCAGGATGGCACCGCTTTCGTAGGCATTACCAAGTACGCGGCGGACGCGCTGGGCGACGCGACATACATAGAGCTGCCTGAGGCAGACTCGGAGTTGGAAGCAGGCGACTCTTTAGGGTCAGTCGAGTCCGTGAAGTCTGCGTCTGAGGTGTACCAGCCGCTGGCAGGCACGGTCTTGGAGGGCAACGAGTCTTTGAACGACACACCACAGCTGATCAACGAAGACCCCATGGGTGAGGGGTGGATCGCGAAGGTTAGGCTGAACGACTTGGCCGACATGAACGGGGAGGAGCTCATGTCTTTGGAGCAGTATGAAGAGTCTCTAAAAGAAGATCACTAG
- the BOL3 gene encoding Bol3p (highly similar to uniprot|P39724 Saccharomyces cerevisiae YAL046C Hypothetical ORF), with protein sequence MLARVARRLLSFTPEEKLVYEKLTKQLKPQQIEVRDISGGCGSMFAIDITSEKFKGLSMVKQHKLVNKVLQDDIKRWHGLQLRTRSE encoded by the coding sequence ATGTTAGCAAGAGTGGCTCGCAGGCTATTATCGTTCACCCCGGAAGAGAAACTCGTTTACGAGAAGCTGACCAAACAGCTTAAGCCTCAGCAGATCGAAGTACGAGACATCAGCGGGGGATGCGGATCAATGTTCGCCATAGACATTACAAGCGAAAAGTTCAAGGGATTGTCTATGGTAAAGCAACATAAACTCGTTAACAAAGTCTTGCAGGACGATATTAAGAGGTGGCATGGTCTGCAGTTGCGGACACGCAGCGAATGA
- the BOL1 gene encoding Bol1p (similar to uniprot|Q3E793 Saccharomyces cerevisiae YAL044W-A Similar to pombe uvi31 putative DNA repair protein) yields the protein MLLLKTLARSMSTAANRSTSGPIAQSITNKVRQQFPDLQHFALFNDSYKHAGHHGMAEAENRIESHFRIEVVSGAFEGLTLPKRHRLMYTLLDEELQKGVHALQLQTRTPAEQERKNQRAE from the coding sequence ATGCTATTACTCAAAACACTTGCCCGCTCGATGAGTACCGCCGCTAACCGGAGCACTTCAGGACCAATTGCGCAAAGCATAACAAATAAAGTACGGCAGCAGTTTCCTGATCTACAGCATTTTGCATTATTCAATGACTCCTACAAACACGCGGGCCACCACGGGATGGCAGAGGCCGAGAACAGAATTGAGTCGCACTTCCGTATCGAAGTTGTGAGTGGTGCATTTGAAGGTCTGACCTTGCCTAAAAGACACCGTCTTATGTACACACTGCTGGATGAGGAATTGCAAAAAGGCGTACACGCTTTGCAGCTGCAGACCAGAACGCCAGCTGAACAGGAGCGGAAGAATCAAAGGGCAGAGTAG
- the PRE10 gene encoding proteasome core particle subunit alpha 7 (highly similar to uniprot|P21242 Saccharomyces cerevisiae YOR362C PRE10 20S proteasome alpha-type subunit) has translation MTSIGTGYDLSNSVFSPDGRNFQVEYAVKAAENGATSVGMKFKDGIVLAVEKLVTSKLLVPGKNKKIQTIDRHVGCAYSGLMPDGRHLVNRGREEASSFKKTYATPIPLPALADRLGQYVQAHTLYNSVRPFGITAIVGGVDDDGAHLYMLEPSGTYWGYKGAATGKGRQSAKAELEKVISNKPELDAREAVKEAARIIYLAHEDNKEKDFELEMSWCSISETNGLHKAVPKDLLDEAIAFAKAENGDDSDSDDSSDESENEKDNEKKDAEGDVQLE, from the exons ATG ACATCGATCGGTACTGGATATGATCTTTCTAATAGTGTTTTCTCACCTGATGGCAGGAACTTTCAGGTAGAGTATGCAGTCAAAGCCGCTGAGAACGGGGCAACGTCTGTCGGAATGAAGTTTAAAGATGGTATTGTTCTCGCTGTCGAAAAATTAGTAACCTCAAAGCTGCTGGTGCCAggaaagaacaaaaaaatacaaACTATAGATCGTCATGTTGGCTGCGCATACTCAGGGTTAATGCCAGATGGTAGACATCTGGTAAACAGAGGCCGCGAGGAGGCTTCgagtttcaagaagacATACGCTACTCCAATCCCTCTCCCCGCTTTGGCTGACAGATTAGGACAGTATGTGCAGGCACACACGCTCTACAATAGTGTGAGGCCCTTCGGGATCACAGCCATTGTTGGCGGAGTGGACGACGATGGCGCACATCTTTATATGCTCGAGCCTAGCGGCACATACTGGGGATATAAAGGCGCGGCTACTGGTAAAGGCAGACAATCAGCGAAAGCCGAACTGGAGAAAGTGATTAGCAACAAACCTGAGCTTGATGCGAGAGAAGCAGTAAAAGAGGCCGCAAGGATAATTTATCTAGCTCATGAGGataacaaagaaaaggacttCGAGCTAGAAATGAGTTGGTGTTCGATCTCAGAGACTAATGGTTTACATAAGGCGGTACCAAAAGATTTGCTCGACGAAGCCATTGCGTTTGCCAAGGCCGAGAACGGCGACGACTCCGATAGCGACGATTCTAGTGACGAGAGCGAAAACGAGAAAGACAACGAAAAGAAGGACGCTGAGGGTGACGTTCAACTCGAGTAA